Proteins from a genomic interval of Amphiura filiformis chromosome 9, Afil_fr2py, whole genome shotgun sequence:
- the LOC140161107 gene encoding uncharacterized protein isoform X1 produces the protein MNLHTFEHKIDKMGIFENCCCFFDLQVGAALSAVYSSVTSCVPFVFALLSFISLQLNSDVYASGYLLLNQYLFEPVLTVGDSMFSSIRIILAVIMSIWGLHIFSSILLLIAAWKNDRYKMIPYMLFTGLIVLIHLGGTSAIIYMLLAMRVPYVAVGPFTGLTLSLANGILNLYCLLVVASRYQDLRDASNTKCECKQNGTTVRSDKPITKAEENDYV, from the exons ATGAACCTACACACTTTTGAACACAAAATTGATAAAATGGGAATATTTGAGAATTGTTGCTGCTTCTTCGATCTTCAAGTTGGAGCCGCGTTAAGCGCAGTTTATTCATCG GTGACATCATGTGTGCCATTTGTCTTCGCTCTTCTCAGCTTCATCTCACTACAGCTAAATTCAGACGTTTACGCAAGTGGTT ACTTGCTTCTTAACCAGTACTTATTTGAacctgtattgacagtgggcgaTAGTATGTTTTCAAGCATCAGAATCATCCTGGCAGTTATCATGTCGATATGGGGCTTACATATATTCTCAAGTATTCTGCTACTAATAGCAGCATGGAAG AATGACCGTTATAAGATGATTCCATACATGTTATTTACGGGGCTCATAGTACTAATACATCTCGGCGGGACTTCTGCAATCATATACATGCTTCTAGCG ATGCGAGTTCCATATGTTGCTGTTGGACCGTTTACAGGGCTGACCCTTTCGCTGGCGAATGGAATTCTTAAT CTGTATTGTCTTCTTGTAGTTGCATCTCGTTATCAAGATCTAAGGGATGCGTCAAATACCAAGTGCGAATGTAAACAAAACGGAACAACA GTACGAAGCGACAAACCAATCACAAAAGCAGAGGAAAACGATTACGTGTAG
- the LOC140161107 gene encoding uncharacterized protein isoform X2, with translation MNLHTFEHKIDKMGIFENCCCFFDLQVGAALSAVYSSVTSCVPFVFALLSFISLQLNSDVYASGLGDSMFSSIRIILAVIMSIWGLHIFSSILLLIAAWKNDRYKMIPYMLFTGLIVLIHLGGTSAIIYMLLAMRVPYVAVGPFTGLTLSLANGILNLYCLLVVASRYQDLRDASNTKCECKQNGTTVRSDKPITKAEENDYV, from the exons ATGAACCTACACACTTTTGAACACAAAATTGATAAAATGGGAATATTTGAGAATTGTTGCTGCTTCTTCGATCTTCAAGTTGGAGCCGCGTTAAGCGCAGTTTATTCATCG GTGACATCATGTGTGCCATTTGTCTTCGCTCTTCTCAGCTTCATCTCACTACAGCTAAATTCAGACGTTTACGCAAGTGGTT tgggcgaTAGTATGTTTTCAAGCATCAGAATCATCCTGGCAGTTATCATGTCGATATGGGGCTTACATATATTCTCAAGTATTCTGCTACTAATAGCAGCATGGAAG AATGACCGTTATAAGATGATTCCATACATGTTATTTACGGGGCTCATAGTACTAATACATCTCGGCGGGACTTCTGCAATCATATACATGCTTCTAGCG ATGCGAGTTCCATATGTTGCTGTTGGACCGTTTACAGGGCTGACCCTTTCGCTGGCGAATGGAATTCTTAAT CTGTATTGTCTTCTTGTAGTTGCATCTCGTTATCAAGATCTAAGGGATGCGTCAAATACCAAGTGCGAATGTAAACAAAACGGAACAACA GTACGAAGCGACAAACCAATCACAAAAGCAGAGGAAAACGATTACGTGTAG